From Streptomyces sp. NBC_00690, a single genomic window includes:
- a CDS encoding sensor histidine kinase, which translates to MLLALGITVATAVSLMGMQHFLIDRVDTELVGNRNALERTGFTQKEVESLRALGTLLEQFAPGDRQSGLPRSDTMIVALDDRGQPTSFAGIEPTSRQRAIASAVADPSALSRSSAVRDIQVNGEPYRVVGARLADGTIVLMATSTGAMHNALRKALKFDIVFGVLLLVLLALVTMGWARRRLRPLEDMVETASAIAEGDLTRRVPADSPTATEIEQLRVALNSMLHQVESAFETRERSAAQLRRFVADASHELRTPLSAIRGYLQLYDRGMLRGPVERSRALARMNAEADRMGRLVEELLTLARLDRQAPLRMAPVDLAQLVRDGADDLRAQQPDRPVALSASGRLAVQGDESALRQIVGNLLGNVRAHTPVTARVRLELARQPGGGDRPGWVRLTVADEGPGMAAQDADRIFDRFFRAAGATAATREAEERETAVREAAVRETGSADGTAVGTAAGRSVGAAEVAADALVSGEVPPATGDDATVGEGWRERPQPPGSGLGMAIVQAVVASHGGEVSVRTARGRGLAVTVLLPAATAGASHAPPSYTDTVTPGGTPTAPR; encoded by the coding sequence ATGCTGCTGGCCCTCGGCATCACCGTGGCGACCGCCGTCAGCCTGATGGGGATGCAGCACTTCCTCATCGACCGGGTCGACACCGAACTCGTCGGCAACCGCAACGCCCTGGAGCGAACCGGCTTCACCCAGAAGGAAGTCGAATCGCTCAGGGCCCTCGGCACCCTGCTGGAGCAGTTCGCACCCGGCGACCGGCAGTCCGGGCTGCCTCGCTCCGACACCATGATCGTGGCGCTCGATGACCGGGGGCAGCCCACCTCGTTCGCCGGGATCGAGCCCACCTCCCGCCAGCGCGCCATCGCCTCGGCCGTCGCCGATCCGTCCGCCCTCAGCCGTTCCAGCGCGGTCCGGGACATCCAGGTCAACGGGGAGCCCTACCGGGTGGTCGGCGCCCGGCTGGCCGACGGCACGATCGTGTTGATGGCGACCAGCACGGGCGCGATGCACAACGCCCTGCGCAAGGCGCTCAAGTTCGACATCGTCTTCGGTGTGCTGCTGCTGGTGCTGCTGGCCCTGGTCACCATGGGCTGGGCCAGGCGCAGGCTCCGTCCGCTGGAGGACATGGTGGAGACGGCGTCCGCCATAGCGGAGGGCGATCTAACCCGCCGGGTGCCGGCCGACTCCCCCACGGCGACCGAGATCGAGCAACTGCGGGTCGCGCTCAACTCCATGCTTCACCAGGTGGAATCGGCCTTTGAGACCCGGGAGCGCAGCGCGGCCCAACTGCGCCGGTTCGTCGCCGACGCCTCGCACGAACTGCGCACCCCGCTGTCCGCGATACGCGGCTACCTCCAGTTGTACGACCGGGGGATGCTGCGCGGCCCGGTGGAGCGTTCCCGGGCGCTGGCCCGGATGAACGCCGAAGCGGACCGGATGGGCCGACTGGTCGAGGAGCTGCTGACACTGGCCCGACTGGACCGGCAGGCCCCGCTGCGGATGGCCCCGGTGGATCTGGCACAACTGGTACGGGACGGGGCCGACGATCTGCGGGCGCAGCAGCCGGACCGGCCCGTCGCCCTGAGCGCATCAGGGCGGTTGGCGGTGCAGGGCGATGAGTCCGCACTGCGTCAGATCGTGGGGAACCTATTGGGGAACGTACGGGCGCACACGCCGGTCACCGCCCGGGTACGGCTGGAGTTGGCGCGGCAGCCGGGCGGGGGCGATCGCCCCGGGTGGGTGCGGCTGACCGTTGCCGACGAGGGCCCGGGGATGGCGGCTCAGGACGCGGACCGGATCTTCGACCGCTTCTTCCGGGCCGCGGGAGCGACAGCGGCCACGAGGGAGGCGGAGGAGCGGGAGACAGCGGTACGGGAAGCAGCGGTACGGGAGACGGGATCGGCTGACGGGACGGCTGTGGGGACAGCTGCGGGTCGATCGGTCGGGGCCGCCGAGGTGGCCGCCGATGCGTTGGTTTCCGGGGAGGTCCCGCCGGCGACGGGTGACGATGCAACCGTCGGCGAGGGCTGGCGGGAACGGCCGCAGCCTCCCGGCAGTGGGCTCGGCATGGCGATCGTGCAGGCCGTCGTCGCGTCCCACGGGGGTGAGGTGTCGGTGCGGACGGCGCGGGGCCGGGGGTTGGCCGTGACGGTGCTGCTCCCCGCGGCCACCGCCGGTGCCTCCCACGCGCCGCCGTCCTACACCGACACGGTCACGCCTGGCGGGACGCCAACTGCACCACGGTGA
- a CDS encoding response regulator transcription factor — protein sequence MSQEERGGDCAGATVLIVEDEPSIADVLSIALRYHRFEVMTAGSVRQAQWLASRARPDAALLDVMLPDGDGRVLGREMRALHPDTAIVFLTARDAPAEIVGALGFGDDYITKPFNVDEVVARVTAVLRRTRPADVLSVPPPLRYGDLELDETTYAVRRGGRSVQLTPTEYALLRFLVRNGGRVVPKDQLLRHVWSYEHEAESTVVETYISYLRRKLDPLGPPLITTRRGVGYGLS from the coding sequence ATGAGCCAGGAGGAGCGGGGCGGGGACTGCGCCGGGGCGACGGTCCTGATCGTGGAGGACGAGCCGAGCATCGCCGATGTGCTGTCCATCGCCCTGAGGTACCACCGGTTCGAGGTGATGACGGCGGGCAGTGTGCGCCAGGCGCAGTGGTTGGCCAGCCGGGCCAGACCGGACGCGGCCCTGCTCGATGTGATGCTCCCCGACGGTGACGGCCGGGTGCTGGGGCGCGAGATGCGTGCGTTGCACCCGGACACGGCGATCGTCTTCCTCACGGCCCGGGACGCACCCGCGGAGATCGTGGGGGCGTTGGGCTTCGGTGACGACTACATCACCAAACCATTCAACGTCGACGAGGTGGTGGCGCGGGTCACCGCCGTACTGAGGCGCACCCGACCGGCCGATGTGCTGTCCGTACCGCCTCCACTGCGGTACGGGGACCTGGAGTTGGACGAGACGACGTACGCCGTGCGGCGCGGGGGGCGTTCCGTACAACTCACACCCACCGAGTACGCCCTGTTGCGGTTCCTGGTGCGCAACGGTGGACGGGTGGTTCCCAAGGACCAACTGCTGCGGCACGTCTGGAGCTACGAGCACGAAGCGGAGTCGACCGTGGTGGAGACGTACATCAGCTATCTACGGCGCAAGCTCGACCCGCTCGGGCCACCGTTGATCACCACCCGTCGGGGCGTGGGGTACGGGCTCTCGTGA
- a CDS encoding MMPL family transporter, whose amino-acid sequence MARWCYRHRLVVLVLWVGALLGLGVAGTAAGTHYSNVFSLPDTDSKKALDLLVKAFPERSGDQNTLVWRVQDGSVRDAPVRQRLEPALREIAGMRGVGEVISPYAPEGAIQISTDGRTAYAQITFVDQADAVPKALVQDVVDLTEAAAGDGLQTEIGGQAVKRIQEPPMGTAELVGLGAAAVVLFLAFGSLFAMALPLVVAVFAVGTAMMATILLSHVTDVPEVGPLLGSLIGLGVGIDYALFIVTRHRKGLLRGMEPEESAVNALNTSGRAVLFAGGTVCIALAGMLVMNLRFLDGVVIATSLTVVLSVLAAVTLLPALMGVLGPKVLSRRQRQRLAANGPAPAEASGLAARWSAMVQRRPRAIGAVALLVMVALAIPVFSLRLGATDQGNHPEESTTRQAYDLLADGFGPGFNGPLQLVADGVEPRAVQELVQQVSKTEGVAFAAALPSQPGSGLTVIQVVPTTSPQSEETDRLIDVLREDVIAESGEKVHVGGVTAVFKDFAAVTSERLPYFVATIIVLGFVLLMIAFRSILVPLTAAVMNLIAAAASFGVLVAIFQWGYGTELLGIGKEGPITAFLPVIMLSLLFGLSMDYQVFLVSRMHEEWVHTKDNARAVRVGLAETSRVINCAALIMICVFGAFVLSGDMEAGMAGVGLAVAVALDAFLLRTALVPAVMHLLGRSNWWLPAVLEARLPHLAVEPGDALPDEPASASRTAAPTTGSTGSVVHGLVHTGRGEPVMGGVLTLESPDGARIDRVVSLADGSYILSAPEGGAHLLTVTSTGHEQWVRHVVVGDEPLVQDVVLAPVGARH is encoded by the coding sequence TTGGCACGGTGGTGCTATCGGCATCGGCTGGTGGTTCTGGTGTTGTGGGTGGGGGCGCTGTTGGGCCTGGGGGTGGCCGGAACCGCCGCGGGCACTCACTACTCGAATGTCTTCAGCCTTCCCGACACCGACTCCAAGAAGGCGCTCGACCTGCTGGTCAAGGCGTTCCCGGAGCGGTCGGGGGACCAGAACACCCTGGTGTGGCGGGTGCAGGACGGCTCGGTGCGGGACGCCCCCGTACGGCAGCGACTGGAGCCTGCCCTCCGGGAGATCGCGGGGATGCGCGGGGTCGGCGAGGTCATCAGTCCCTACGCACCCGAAGGCGCGATCCAGATCAGCACGGACGGGCGGACCGCGTACGCCCAGATCACCTTCGTCGACCAGGCGGACGCGGTGCCCAAGGCGCTCGTCCAGGACGTCGTGGACCTCACCGAGGCGGCGGCGGGCGACGGATTGCAGACGGAGATCGGCGGACAGGCCGTCAAACGCATCCAGGAACCGCCGATGGGCACCGCGGAACTCGTGGGTCTCGGAGCCGCTGCCGTCGTGCTCTTCCTGGCGTTCGGCTCCCTCTTCGCGATGGCATTGCCCCTGGTCGTCGCCGTGTTCGCGGTCGGTACGGCGATGATGGCGACGATCCTGCTCAGCCATGTGACGGACGTGCCCGAGGTGGGCCCGCTGCTCGGCTCGCTCATCGGGCTCGGGGTCGGCATCGACTACGCGCTGTTCATCGTCACCCGGCACCGCAAGGGGCTTCTTCGCGGCATGGAGCCGGAGGAGTCCGCGGTCAATGCGCTCAACACCTCTGGGCGCGCGGTGCTGTTCGCAGGCGGGACGGTGTGCATCGCGCTCGCCGGCATGCTCGTGATGAACCTCCGCTTCCTGGACGGTGTGGTGATCGCCACCTCGCTCACCGTCGTCCTGAGCGTCCTGGCCGCCGTGACCCTGCTGCCCGCGCTCATGGGGGTGCTCGGACCGAAGGTGCTCAGCCGTCGGCAGCGTCAGCGGTTGGCCGCGAACGGGCCCGCGCCCGCCGAGGCGAGCGGTCTCGCCGCCCGCTGGTCAGCGATGGTCCAGCGTCGGCCGCGAGCGATCGGCGCGGTGGCGCTGCTGGTGATGGTGGCCCTGGCGATCCCGGTGTTCTCGCTCCGGCTGGGCGCGACCGACCAGGGCAATCACCCGGAGGAATCGACGACGCGCCAGGCGTACGACCTGCTGGCCGACGGCTTCGGCCCCGGCTTCAACGGGCCGCTGCAACTGGTCGCCGACGGTGTCGAACCCCGGGCCGTCCAAGAACTCGTGCAACAGGTGAGCAAGACCGAGGGCGTGGCCTTCGCCGCGGCGCTGCCGTCACAGCCGGGCTCGGGGCTGACGGTGATCCAGGTGGTGCCGACGACGTCACCGCAGTCCGAGGAGACCGACCGACTGATCGACGTCCTACGGGAGGACGTCATCGCCGAGTCTGGTGAGAAGGTCCACGTCGGCGGGGTCACGGCCGTCTTCAAGGACTTCGCGGCCGTGACCAGCGAGCGGCTTCCGTACTTCGTCGCCACGATCATCGTGCTCGGCTTCGTCCTCCTGATGATCGCCTTCCGATCGATCCTCGTGCCGCTGACCGCCGCGGTGATGAACCTGATCGCCGCAGCCGCATCCTTCGGGGTGCTGGTGGCGATCTTCCAATGGGGCTACGGAACCGAACTTCTCGGCATCGGCAAGGAAGGGCCGATCACTGCGTTCCTCCCGGTCATCATGTTGTCCCTGCTCTTCGGACTCTCCATGGACTACCAGGTCTTCCTGGTCAGCCGGATGCACGAGGAGTGGGTGCACACCAAGGACAACGCCCGGGCCGTGCGGGTGGGACTGGCCGAGACCAGCCGGGTCATCAACTGCGCCGCCCTGATCATGATCTGTGTCTTCGGTGCCTTCGTCCTCAGCGGTGACATGGAGGCGGGCATGGCCGGCGTGGGGCTGGCGGTCGCGGTGGCTCTGGATGCGTTCCTGCTGCGGACGGCGCTGGTTCCGGCCGTGATGCATCTGCTCGGACGGTCCAACTGGTGGTTGCCGGCCGTACTGGAGGCTCGACTTCCCCATCTGGCGGTGGAACCGGGAGACGCCCTGCCCGACGAACCGGCGTCGGCCTCCCGTACGGCGGCGCCCACGACCGGCTCGACCGGCTCGGTCGTGCACGGGCTCGTCCACACCGGGCGGGGCGAGCCGGTGATGGGCGGTGTGCTCACGCTGGAGTCACCCGACGGCGCACGGATCGACCGGGTGGTGTCGCTGGCCGACGGCTCGTACATCCTCTCGGCTCCCGAGGGGGGCGCCCACCTTCTGACGGTCACATCGACCGGGCACGAACAGTGGGTGAGGCACGTCGTCGTCGGCGATGAGCCCCTGGTGCAGGACGTGGTGCTGGCCCCGGTGGGCGCTCGCCACTGA
- a CDS encoding TetR/AcrR family transcriptional regulator, translated as MSEEKSPKSIPKSEQTRTLILETALRLFQERGYDKTTMRAIAKEAGVSVGNAYYYFSSKEHLIQGFYDRIAAEHQAAVRPVLERETKLEARLAGVLLAWLDIAEPYHEFAAQFFKNAADPDSPLSPFSPESEPAREEAIDVHRQTLAGAKAKVPDELADAFPELMWLSQMGLVLYWVFDRSEGHERSRQLAVRGARVTARGITLARFRVLRPLVHDVHELLTDLLPGMAQNVAARKEKAPAPRRRTASAPRGKAPAPDTRADTGTDIGTGTDREE; from the coding sequence GTGAGTGAAGAGAAGTCCCCCAAGAGCATCCCGAAGAGCGAACAGACCCGGACGCTCATCCTCGAAACCGCGCTCCGGCTGTTCCAGGAGCGCGGCTACGACAAGACGACCATGCGGGCCATCGCCAAGGAAGCGGGGGTTTCCGTAGGCAACGCCTACTACTACTTCTCCTCCAAAGAGCACCTCATCCAGGGCTTCTACGACCGGATCGCGGCCGAGCACCAGGCCGCCGTCCGGCCGGTGCTGGAGCGGGAGACCAAGTTGGAGGCCAGGCTCGCGGGGGTGCTGCTGGCCTGGCTGGACATCGCGGAGCCGTACCACGAGTTCGCGGCCCAGTTCTTCAAGAACGCGGCCGACCCGGACAGCCCGCTCAGCCCGTTCTCACCGGAGTCGGAGCCCGCCCGCGAGGAGGCCATCGACGTCCACCGCCAGACGCTCGCCGGCGCCAAGGCCAAGGTCCCCGATGAGTTGGCCGATGCCTTCCCCGAGCTGATGTGGCTCTCCCAGATGGGGCTCGTCCTCTACTGGGTCTTCGACCGCTCGGAGGGGCACGAGCGCAGCAGACAACTGGCGGTGCGCGGTGCGCGGGTCACCGCCCGGGGCATCACCCTCGCCCGCTTCCGGGTGCTGCGGCCCCTCGTCCACGATGTGCACGAACTGCTGACGGACCTGCTGCCCGGGATGGCGCAGAACGTGGCTGCCCGCAAGGAGAAGGCCCCCGCCCCGCGCCGACGGACCGCATCCGCGCCGAGGGGGAAGGCGCCCGCCCCGGACACCAGGGCGGACACCGGGACGGACATCGGGACGGGCACCGACCGGGAGGAGTGA
- a CDS encoding thiol-disulfide oxidoreductase DCC family protein: MASQPRPNAPIASLTVLYDANCSLCVHLRHWLKGQPQLVPLRLVPAGSVEAQRLFPELDHARTQREITVIGDQGQIFSGSAAWIVCLWALAEHRPKAHWLATPSGAPFVRGTMLAAAKYRELSGAGPGNGSGQAACDDQCELPG, from the coding sequence ATGGCCAGCCAGCCCCGTCCCAACGCCCCGATCGCCTCGCTGACCGTCCTCTACGACGCCAACTGCTCCCTCTGCGTCCATCTGCGGCACTGGCTCAAGGGCCAACCCCAACTCGTACCGCTGCGCCTGGTGCCCGCCGGATCCGTGGAGGCGCAGCGGCTGTTCCCCGAACTCGACCACGCCCGCACCCAGCGGGAGATCACCGTCATCGGCGACCAGGGCCAGATCTTCAGCGGATCCGCGGCATGGATCGTCTGTCTGTGGGCGCTCGCCGAGCACCGCCCGAAGGCCCACTGGCTCGCCACCCCGAGCGGAGCGCCCTTCGTCCGCGGCACCATGCTCGCCGCCGCCAAGTACCGCGAGCTCTCCGGTGCGGGTCCGGGCAACGGTTCCGGGCAGGCAGCCTGCGACGACCAGTGCGAACTGCCCGGCTAG
- a CDS encoding alpha/beta fold hydrolase has translation MNLTYDLAGTGPTVLLLHSTVCDRRMWDPQWQALVDAGWQVIRCDFRGYGETPAGRGPYSDADDVLALLDELHIDQAALVGSSYGGRIALETAALAPKRVTALALLCAGLPDMGASPELVAFDERETELFEANDLSGAAELNGRTWLGPDASPAAHSAVRQMQQHAFEVQDAAAHEHGEHYGDRDFDPQTLTAVTAPALVAFGAHDLPDFRATARRLASLLPSAELRELAWAGHLPALERPDETTGLLLDFLRTHHRPEPARTAPPVDRP, from the coding sequence GTGAACCTGACATATGACCTGGCCGGCACCGGCCCCACCGTTCTGCTCCTGCACTCCACCGTCTGCGACCGCCGCATGTGGGACCCCCAATGGCAGGCCCTCGTAGACGCGGGCTGGCAGGTCATCCGCTGCGACTTCCGTGGGTACGGGGAGACTCCCGCGGGTCGCGGCCCCTACAGCGACGCGGACGACGTCCTGGCGCTCCTGGACGAACTCCACATCGACCAGGCCGCGCTGGTCGGCTCCTCCTACGGCGGGCGGATCGCCCTGGAGACCGCGGCCCTGGCCCCCAAGCGGGTCACCGCCCTCGCCCTGCTCTGTGCCGGGCTGCCCGACATGGGTGCCAGCCCCGAACTCGTCGCGTTCGACGAGAGGGAGACGGAACTCTTCGAGGCCAACGATCTGTCCGGCGCGGCTGAACTCAACGGCCGCACCTGGCTCGGCCCCGACGCGAGCCCCGCGGCCCACTCAGCGGTGCGCCAGATGCAGCAGCACGCCTTCGAGGTGCAGGACGCAGCCGCCCATGAACACGGTGAGCACTACGGCGACCGGGACTTCGACCCCCAGACCCTCACCGCGGTGACCGCGCCCGCGCTCGTCGCCTTCGGCGCCCACGACCTGCCCGACTTCCGTGCCACCGCGCGCCGTCTGGCCTCGCTGCTCCCCTCGGCCGAACTAAGGGAGTTGGCCTGGGCCGGTCATCTGCCCGCACTGGAACGCCCGGACGAGACCACCGGGCTGCTGCTGGACTTCCTGCGCACGCACCACCGCCCCGAGCCCGCCCGGACGGCTCCACCTGTCGACCGCCCCTGA